A genomic segment from Ochotona princeps isolate mOchPri1 chromosome 11, mOchPri1.hap1, whole genome shotgun sequence encodes:
- the LOC101528615 gene encoding LOW QUALITY PROTEIN: ret finger protein-like 4A-like protein 1 (The sequence of the model RefSeq protein was modified relative to this genomic sequence to represent the inferred CDS: deleted 1 base in 1 codon), protein MDNEKGGETATEKDADQEKKDGFEVENIQDEPGTLCPPKQQELGKDLEAETQAGRRSPPWSSAYEQQQAAAPVITTCRTRCTSSEREPGGDGILCFSCPKVSRPKDIKPIRQMGVLVETFKQLEPLLEEVLQMNPNVRKFQVDVTLDVDTANEYLFIAEDLRSVGCVSSPQTREESAQRFDIHMCVLGSPRFTSGYHYWEVDVGSCQEWDVGICRDSVNRKGPVRLSSECGFWIVSRRDCEGFTTSTEPPTMQPRIQRVSIFLNMNLRSVSFYNTTEGVHIVTFTKIPTDSPLRPFFAPRRTPDGQQGFLSLPPVAAGGLSAHPNPNLSSSGRINLCPQQPA, encoded by the exons GTTTGAGGTGGAAAATATCCAAGATGAACCGGGAACACTTTGTCCTCCCAAACAGCAA GAATTGGGGAAGGACCtggaggcagagacccaagcaggaAGGAGATCGCCGCCATGGTCGAGCGCTTATGAACAGCAGCAAGCTGCCGCTCCTGTTATAACTACCTGCAGGACCCGGTGTACCTCAAGCGAGAGGGAGCCTGGTGGGGACGGGATCCTGTGTTTCAGCTGCCCTAAGGTCTCCAGGCCGAAGGACATCAAGCCCATTCGCCAGATGGGGGTGCTGGTAGAAACTTTTAAGCAGCTAGAGCCCCTCCTGGAGGAAGTTTTGCAGATGAACCCCAACGTGCGGAAATTCCAAGTGGACGTGACCTTGGATGTGGACACAGCCAATGAGTACCTGTTCATTGCTGAGGACCTGAGGAGCGTGGGCTGTGTGTCTTCCCCTCAGACACGGGAG GAGAGTGCCCAGAGGTTCGACATCCACATGTGCGTGCTGGGCTCCCCACGCTTCACCTCCGGCTACCATTACTGGGAGGTGGACGTGGGGAGCTGCCAGGAGTGGGACGTGGGCATCTGCAGGGACTCCGTGAATCGGAAAGGGCCCGTGAGGCTGAGCTCAGAGTGCGGCTTTTGGATTGTGAGCCGGAGAGACTGTGAAGGCTTCACCACCAGCACCGAGCCCCCGACCATGCAGCCACGCATACAGCGGGTGAGCATCTTCCTGAACATGAATCTTAGGAGCGTCTCCTTCTACAACACCACAGAGGGAGTCCACATCGTCACGTTCACCAAGATCCCCACCGACAGCCCGCTGCGGCCGTTTTTCGCTCCTAGGAGAACACCGGACGGCCAGCAGGGCTTCCTGAGCCTGCCTCCTGTGGCAGCCGGGGGGCTCTctgcccaccccaaccccaacctCTCCAGCTCAGGACGAATCAACCTCTGTCCACAACAGCCCGCTTAG